The genomic stretch ACGGAGGAAGGGAAACAGCCGTGGGGGGGTGGACTGCCACACTCCGGGTGTGACGGGCACCGTGTCCCCACTTCACCTTGTAAAGTGGGCATCAGATCCTCACCCACACGGGGCCAGAGGAGCAGCCACCCAAAGCCACACCTGGTCAGTGGTCCAGACAAAGCCCACACTGAGATGTTGGGGTCTCTAAGGCCAACGTGTACCCCCCACAGGGTGGTGGGCGGGGCATGGGGGTGTGTGGCCCAGGTGCACCTGGGCCGGGAGGGCCGGCCTGGCAGTGGAGAGTTTTCTGGGTCAGAACAGGCCAGAGCTTCCCTGGGACGGACCCTGCTGCTGTGAGGATAGCAGAGGGCGGGGCCTCACGGGGCCCAGCACCCTCACACCTCAGGGTGGACAGGGAGCCACCGAGGAAGTgaactgtgagtgtgtgtgggggggtgccttcacatgtgtgcatgtgtgtgtgcacaggggaggggtgtgtATCCAGGCTGAGGCCCCAGGCAGCCCAACGGGGTGGGGGCTCCTGGAGAAAAACCCACACCTTGAAATTCTGAGTCACAGCCCCTTCACCCAGAGGCCATGCCCCTGAAGGAGCCAGGATGCCACCTGGTACCCAGAGCATCTAAGGCCCCAGGTGCACACCCAGGACTGGCAGCGCACTCCGCTGACGGGCAGGTACCAGCGGGCCCAGGGCACACAGGTTCTCCCTGGAGACCGAGCaacaggcctgggaggggcgcggGCCGGCAGGGGCAGGACAGGAGGGGGGAACGAAGTCGGGGTCCCCGGGGCTGACGGGGTTGCTGGGCTGGTCAGTCCCTTGGCCTGGGAACGGAGAGGAGCCCACCTGTGGCCGGCAGGACCCCAGGCGGGAGGGGCCGGCTGGGCCTGGGTTCTCCCGGCAGCAGCTGGGATCGGCTTTTtcgtttttatgtttttgttgattttagagcaggcgtggggaacatccagcccactGGCCATATGGGGCTGGGAAACTGTTTGCTCAggccctgccaaggtattagggTGAGTTAAATGTTGGGCCTCATTGGTgaacagggggcggggccgcgtgAAACTGGAGGAGGGGTCTCGTGAGGAAGGAGGCGGAGATGGAAGGGATGCGGCCAGGGCCGCCCAGAGgctgaagaggcaggaaggaccctccctgGAACCCCTGAGGGAGCACAGCCCCGACGCCCTGATTTCAGATTCTGGCCCCAGAACGGGGAGCGCCACGTCCTGTCGTCAtcggagcagcagccccaggaaacggGTCCCTCCTTGCCCCTCCTTTTGGGGCTTTGATTGGGTTCTGGGAGCAGCTGAGCCCTGTGCCCCGGCAGGGGGACCCCTTGACCTCTCACCGCCGGGCTCACAGGGAGACCCATCCCTGTGTCTGCGTCTCCCGCTCCCCCGGGCTCCTCCGCAGGGACGGTGCAGTGGGCGCACCAGGCAGGCTGCTGGGCGGGAAGCGCAGGCCACGTGGCTcagggacaaagaaaaaaaaatgattggccaaatataacaggctaatttttaagctgataattgtgtgtggcctgcgaatgatgttataaatatcacaATGGGGCTgccggcatggctccgtggttgagcatcggcctgtgaaccaggaggtcatgttggattcctggtcaggactcatgcctggctgtgggctccatccccagtgtggggcgtgcaggaggcagctggtccatgcttctctctcatcattgatgtttccctccctgaaatcaataaaaaatatacttaaaaaatacatatatatccaaatggaaaggagagggagcgggaggggaacatcgatgagagaagcatggatgggctgcctcatgcacgccccacactggagaacaagcccacaccccgggcctgggccctgactgaatccaccagtgacctcttggtgtaggGGTCGAcgttaaccactgagcacaccagccgggCGTGACCGCCTTTGAGAGGAGCAGGTGACGAGCCTCCTGCACCCTGCTCTGACGGGCTGACCTGCTGCACCTGGGGGTTCCGACCGCCTGTGGGAACAGGCTGAGGGAGGCCCAgggtttgcccaaggtcacatcaCAGGCACAGTGAGTGGTGGGTCAGGGTCGCAACCCACAAgtcagcctgggctctggggcccTGGCCCAGGTGAGGAGTGGGAGTCCTGACCACCAAGAGGCGATCCCTTCCTGCTCACCCACCGCCTGAGGGACCCCAGAAAGCGCTGGGAGGACCCATGGCCCCCGCCCCCttgaggcccagagggagggaggagaggcttgCGGTCCCAGGCTGATGGGCGGCCAGGCCAGGATGTCCTCCAGGCTTTCCCTGTCCTGCAGGGAGTGCTGGGAGGTCAGGGGTCCAGCCgctgccccttccctctctgctcCCGGGTGTGACCGGAGGCCTGAGCACTGAGCCCTTGGCCGACATTGAGTCCTGGTCCAGTCTCCCCGACCCCACGCCCTGGTGGTGGTAGCTAAGCCGATGGCCTTTGTGTGGCCAGGACAAACGCTCAGCGACACGTCCTGCCCCTGCCGggcgccagcaggggagggcccaggGGAGAGCCACAGGGCCCCAGGGGGCGGGCCTGGGGAGGCGGGGTGTCAGGGCACAGCTCAGCTATGGAAGGGGCTGGGCCTGTCCCTCGTGGGAGAGGAGCCACCTGCCGTCAGAGATGTCCCCAGACGCCCGCTGGTCTGGAAGGAGGTGCAGTGCAGATGGAGGCCAAGAGCCGCGGGCAGTGCGTCACTGGGGGAAAGGCAGGCAGGTATTGGGACGAGGGCACTCGGGTCTGGGGCTGGCTGGCAGCTTCTCGCGCCCCCACCCCCTGACCTGCCAGGGCCTGGCCACCTGGTCAGAGTAAACAGTGGTCAGAGGCCCCGGCTGCCCGGATCTGGGCCGGCAGGTCTGTCCTGTGACAAGCTTGGTCGCTATCCAGCCCCAGACAGGAAAATCAGGCCCAGCCGGCCTGGTAACCTCCCGAGTGGGTGTGGGCCGTGacaccagctgcccagggccaaggTCTCATTCGGCCAGAgagccccaggcctccccccagCCACCTGGACATGGGCTAGCCCTCGATTTCATTGTGCGCAGGCTCGGCACAGCCgggcccccccctctccccaaggagggtctcctcacccacccacagCATCCTCCTTGTTCACAGGCCTGGATCTGCAGGACTGGGCCCCGGAGGGCCACCTGGCCACCTTCCCCTGAGCTCAGGGCACAGCAAAGGGGCGTGTCCCAGGCCCCCAGTGATGGCAGAGACCTGCAGGCTGTACCCCAGGGAGGGGCGGATGGCCCCAGACTCACCTCTACAGGTGAGaaagcagaggcccagagcagcacaGGGGCCTGTGAGGTGGCTGAGCAGAGCCCCAGGTTTATAAAAGGCACACAAGGCTCATGCTGGCAGGAAGGGCCAAGCCAAAGCTGCCCCACGAGGCAAAGCCATTGCCCAAGGTGTACAAGAGGTTCTGGAGTGGGGGCGCTTCAGAGCCAGGGCTCTCTGGAGGTCTCCCTGGAGGCGGTGACTGAACAAGAATGTGCCAGGGCGGACAGCTGGGAGAACAGCCCAGAGCAACAGTCTGGCCTCCACCATCAGGGGTGGCCTTGAGTGGAAGGACCTTCCCGGGAATCAGGGACCCTTGGGAGCAATAAACCAGCTCAGTCTGATGTCAAAGTCCCCTCGccccctaaataaataaatacataaataaatttttaaaaatcccctcaCCCCACTCGTCGCTGGCAGAGCTATGGGACAGGAGACCACCAGGCCTCCCGCCTACCTTTCTGCACAGTGCAAGCTGCCTTTGAAGAAAGGGCAGAGCTGCCCGGCCTgcggggctccgtggttgagcgttaacctatgaacccggaggtcaaggtttgattcctgtcagggcacatgctccggttgtgggctcgatccccagtgtgaggcatgcagggggcagccaatccatgattctcatcattgatgtttctctctctcctcccttcctctctgaaatcaataaaaatacattttaaaaaaaaaaaagagagaagaagggagggcaggctggcagagCTTTGGAAGTCCTGCCCGAAGCCAGCACCCTCTGAGCCATCCCGAGTGCCCTGGTGACCTCAGCTGGGAAGTCCCCTGGCAGCTAACCACGGTGCCTCCTGCTGTGCTCGCTCGCCCCCAGCATCCGCCTGGGAAGGACCTAGACCTTGGTTTCCCCGCCCGTCCAGCGAGGGGGTCCCCTGGGTCCcgggcagccctgccctgcccctgtcctGACACCCGAGTCTTCACTCGTCAAGGCCCTGAGCCCTTGTCCTGAAGGCAGTAGCCCTGGTCTGCGCGCCGAGCCAActtgtgcaggtccctgggtgcgGGGACAGGGCGCCGCGGGCGGGTGGGGCTCAGGGTGGCCCCTTTGgctccaggaggagggaggaggtggagcccACCGGGCGCACCCGTTCCGGGAGCTCGGGGAGGGACAGCGGGCAGCAAGCTCTCGGGGCGATGAGCTGGTGACACCTGAGACGTGGACCGGAGGCCGCGGGGAGAAACGCTGGCGCAGGGGGTCCGGGCAGAGCTGCAGGGGGCCCtgcgggggccggggagggggctggcttgtcctgggctggggctccctgggggGACACTGTGAGGGGGAGCAGGTGGTGCATTCCAGGGGTTGGTGGCCTCACCCTGGACCCTCCTGTGTTCTCGGGGGACCCTGGGAACAGGGATGAGCCTCTCTGGGCCCCGTGCCCACCTCTAAAAGGGGCCCAGCGATGTGGGCGTGGCCCCTAGTGCCCAGGGCGCGGGAGGGCCCCAGACCGCTCCGAGCAGACACCTCCGCACCAGGGCGCACAGCCCGTGGTACCCCGAGCAGGACCGAGACCAGCGAGGCCCCAGCGGCCGCCCCGGGGGCTGAGCTCgcaccttggggggggggggggctgggcgcGGGGAGTCGGGTGCCCAAGCAGAGGACCGTGCCCCCCCAAACCCAGAAATGCTCCCAGGGCACCCCTTGGGGAAGGGGGTTTTTAAACTGAGGTGAAATTCTCCGAACACGTTCTACCGGCGTCCGAGGCCCTGACTGCGCCCGCGATGTGCAGGCGTCACCGCTGTCCTCCGGgggctcccgccccgccccgcccccccgggccCCCGCGGGCCCTCCGCCGTCTCGGGCTGGAGCAGCCCCGCCAGCTGGCGCGGGCAGGAGGccccgggcggcgggcgggcagcagctgccgcggaGCAAAGCCAAGGGCTCGAGTGTCGCCGGGGCGGGCAgccgcgccccgcccctcccctcggccccgccccggcGCCGCGCAGGTGGCTCAGGtgggcggccccgcccccagcggcggcctcgccccgcccccagcggggCCACCCGTGCGGGCCACGTGGCCACACAAATGACCCGCTGGCTGCCCTGGAGGCCGGGCCTCGCGGGGCTGGGCCCGCGCTTCCTGCCGAGAGGTGGGTGCGGGGCCTGGGAGCGGAGGGCGGGGGGCCGGGACCGCCCGGAGCGGGCGCGGGAGGCGGGGATGCGCCCGCAGGTCGGCAGCGGCCGGAGCCGGCGTGGAGGCTGCGGAGTGACCgcgggggctgggccggcccctCCAGCCTCCTGCTCCCCGACTCCAGCCAGGCAGGCCGGGCCACGGGCTCCCCCACTTTCCCAGACAACTTTGGCCCCTGAAAAGCGGGCTCCCCACAAGCCGGGCCGCAGAGGGGGGACGGCCCAGGGcgcaggcaggaggcctgggagccGCGTCCCCGTGCAGAGGGGCCGGGGCtccggagacagggaaggggcaggagtgTCCTGGGCTCCCCGGAGCGgcgggccctccctcccctcctccccgggctgcctgcagacacctctgccctctcctccgTCCGCCCTGCCCCGCAGATGGCTGACGCCTCAGGACTCCTGGGGGTGGCCGGTGCCTCCCAGGTGTCAGCAAcctggctgcagcccagccccCCGCCGGCCATGCCCACGGAGCCCTCGGGGCTGCAGATGGCCGGCGTGGGGAACAGCTCGCAGGGCGCCCCCCAGCTGTTCCTCACCAGTGCGCTGGCCCGCGGCATCTCGGGCGTGTTCGTGTGGACCGCCCTGGTGCTCACCTGCCACCAGGTAAGCCTCCCTGGGGACtcggcctggccctggctggccctgctggGAGGGTGGCCTCAAGCGGTGGCCTTGGTGCTGATGTCAGAAGCCGGATAGATGGGGGCTCTCCGAGGTGGCAGCAAGCCAGGGcacaggcggggaggggggcgggccaGGGAGCTGGGCCTGAAGGTGAGGTCTGCCGGGCAGAGGGCGGAGGGCCCTTCGCCCCTGCTCATCAGCCCTGCTCACTGAGGTCAGCAGTATCGTCCCATTTCACGGAGGAGAAGACTGAGGCTGAAGAGGGCAGGGTCTTTTGCAGGCTCCCCTAGCCGGAGGGGCTTCCCCGGAGGCAGCTGAGGGCGGGGACTTGCTCTGTGGGCGTTGAGTCAGGAGCAGGGTCAGAGCTGCCCCCTCAGACTCCTCAGGAGGGAAGCAGAGGACAGAGCAATGTGCCAGCCCAGAGGACATGTCTGCCCCCGTGAGCGTGTGAGCAGAGTTGGGAGGTGGGAGCTGGTGGCTACCAGGGCGAGGGCTCCCGGTGGAGGGGCCGTGGACATCCGTGTGGGGAGCGGCCTTCAGCGTGGGGTGCGGGGAGCCATGGCCGGCTGCTGCGGGGGCTGCGAGCAGAACTGCCCTTCGCGATGCTTCAGCTGGCACTGGCGTGGGCACTGGGTGGACACGCGAGctggtgcagggggcagccaggaGACTGGCAGCAGGGAAGTGGGTGCCCCTCTCAGCGCGTCGCCTGCTTCGTGGCCTCCAATAACCAGACGTAACGCGGACACAAGCGTGTGAGGGTGGGCCAGGAGACCCCGGTGCCgcggaggggtgggaggaggggtcccttGTGGGGCCATCAGGGAGGACTGCCTGTAGGAGGCAGGAAGACGGGCAGGTGGGTGGCACGTCCGATTTGCATGAAGCCACACCTCCCTGCCCAGTGGAGGCTGTCGTCTGCAGAGCAAAACCCAGAGCCCAGGGTCGCTGTCTCGGTCCCAGCTGCAGCCTgcgcctcggtttccccatctgtccaATCTGGGGTCCCACCGCCTGGACAGGGCTGACGGAGACGCTGGGGCTGCAGCTCTCGGGCCCCACCctcggccccacccctgcccacccgcccccgCTGCCAGGCCTCTGCCCACCCGGAGCCCAGCGGGACAAAGCCCTTGCTTGAAAGACAAGAACCAGGCTGGCGAGGGCAGGGTCTGGCCAAGGCCACGCAGCCAGGCCGTGCCGGCTCCCGGAGCAGAGTTCAGGCCTCCTAAGGGCGGGTCACGCCGTGCCCTGCCCACTCGCCAGCGAGGGAGCGAGCGGCTGATAAGGAGGCTGTTCCTGCGGCCACCTGCCCCCGCCTGCCCTCGAGCTGCGCCCTAGGAAGCGGGGCAGGCAGGCCTCTGCACGGGCACTTCCTCTGTGCAGCCTGCCCTGCCACGCCCTCCCCTCTGCTCACGgcgcctcctccagggagccttcggAGTGCAGCCAGGCGCCAGCTGCCGGGCTCTGAACCCTGTCGCTTTTCTGTTTTCCTCCCCGAGGAtattcccattggtttttagggagagggaaagacagaatcatcgctgtgagagagacacatcgatgggctgcctcctgcacgcaccccgaccagggcccgggccggggaggagcctgcaaccgatgtatgtgcccttgaccggaatcgaacccgggaccctttggttcgcaggccgatgctctgtccactgtgccacgccggccagggcccgTCACCTTTTTATGTTCCCATAGAAAAACCTAGAAAGGTTTGCACATGAGCTGTTGTCCCGTTTCCTGGGGCCTCTCTCCTCCGTTTGGACGGTGCGTTTCCAGGGCACCCGGGTCCTGCTCGCTCGTCACCCTGGCGTGTCTGCCCCGTCCTCTCAGGGCACGTCCCATTCTCCTAGCTGCGTGGCACCCTGGTGCGTGGCTGCACCGCAGTCTAACCCGCCGGCCACCACCCTGCGAGGTCCTCAGGGTGCACCGCCGGGACCAGCCCCCTTCATGGCTTTTTACTAGTAAAATACGTTTGTATTGACTtcaggaagggagcgggagagaggtaggaacatcagtgatgagagagaatcatcaatctcatcgatcggctgcctcctgcacgccccacaccggggatggagcccacagcctggccatgtgccctgactgggaatcgaaccctgacctcctggttcctaggtcgacaaccactgagcaacaccagccaagcctttcttcatctcctcttcgGGGGTCAAAGGGTACCAGCCCTTCTCATGTCCCCGTTGAAATGCCAGACTGCCTTCCAGAATATCTGTGCCCACTGGGACTGGGACTGCCCCTTGCAGGGTCTCCTcagatgaatgagtgagtgagtgagcgagtaaatgaataagtgagtgagtgagtgaatgagagaatgaatgaatgagtgagtgaatgaatgagtgaatgagtgagtgaatgaatgagtgagtgagtgagtgaatgagtgaacgagtgagtgagtgaatgaatgagtgagtgaatgaatgagtgagtgaatgaatgagtgagtgaatgagtgggtgagtgaatgaatgagtgaatgaatgaatgagtgagcgagtgaatgaatgagtgagtgaataagtgagtgaatgaatgagtgagtgaatgaatgaatgagtgagtgagtgagtgggtgagtgagtgaacaCACGCCCCTCCGGTGGACGAGTGCCCCCCACAGGTGGCGGACGCCCCAcgccctctccctcccgcccagATCTACCTGCACCTGCGCTCGTACACGGTGCCCAGCGAGCAGCGGTACGTGGTCCGCCTGCTGCTCGTGGTGCCCGTCTACTCCTTCGACTCGTGGCTCAGCCTCCTGCTCCTGGGGAGCCGCCAGCACTACGTCTACCTGGACTCCCTGCGGGACTGCTACGAGGGTGAGCGGCCGGCTCCCGCGGGGTCCCGAGGCCCAGGCGGGCCTAGCAGGGCCTCCGGTGGGGGCTGCCCGACAGCCAGGATCAGCCgtgcgggggggagaggggccggCAGCCGGGCCGCCCAGAGCCCAGAGGGAAACGGCCCTCGCCGGGTGGTGGGCATCAGAGCCGCCGGCCTGCAGGCCCCCAGGGGTGGGGTCGGCCCCAGAGCTGAGCTGGGAGCCCCGAGAGGAGAGGGTCCTGCGATGTGACCTGAGCCTCAGCTtgtcctctgtgaaatgggttcAGCGTGGGGGTCGGGGAGACTTCCTGTAGGCGGGGCCCACGTGGATGTCCAGGCTCACCgtgcgcccccccgcccccccgccccgccggccccgggCTCCGCAGCCTTCGTCATTTACAGCTTCCTGAGCCTCTGCTTCCAGTACCTCGGCGGGGAGAGCGCCATCATGGCTGAGATTCGGGGGAAGCCCGTCCGGTAAGGCCTCCCTGAGCCCACCGGTCCCCCCAccccgggcggcgggcggcgggccctGTGCTCTGGGACAGGCCTCAGGGACTCGCACGCCCAGGTCCAGCTGCCTGTACAGCACCTGCTGCCTGCGGGGCATGGCCTACTCCATCGGCTTCCTGCGCTTCTGCAAGCAGGTGAGGGGCTGCCCCCCGACCCCTCGCCGCCCTGCGCCCCCCCCACGCACCCCTGCACCCCGTGCCGCCCTGCGCCCCCCCACGCACCCCTCACCCCTCGCCGCCCTGCGCCCCCCACACGCACCCCTCACCCCTCGCCGCCCTGCGCCCCCCCCACGCACCCCTCACCCCGCGCTGCCctgtgccccccacacacacccctcaccccgcGCTGCCCTGTGCCCCTCCGACacgcacccctcacccctcaccgcCCTGCACCCCCCCACGCACCCCTGCACCCCGTGCCGCCCTGCGCCCCCTCCACACGCACCCCTCACCCCTCGCCGCCCTGCGCCCCCTCCACGCACCCCTGCACCCCTCGCCACCCTGTgcccctcccacacgcacccctcaCCCCTCGCCGCCCTGCGCCCCCACCACGCACCCCTGCACCCCTCGCCACCCTGTgcccctcccacacgcacccctcaCCCCTCGCCGCCCTGCGCCCCCCCACGCACCCCTCACCCCGCGCTGCCCTGCGCCCCCCCACACGCACCCCTTACCCCGCGCTGCCCTGTGCCCCCCCACACGCACCCCTCACCCCGCACTGCCCTGCGCCCCCCCACATGCACCCCTCACCCCTCGCCGCCCTGTGCCCCCCCACATGCACCCCTCACCCCGCACTGCCCTGCGCCCCCCCCACACGCAGCCCTCACCCCGCGCTGCCCTGTGCCCCCCCACACGCACCCCTCACCCCTCGCCACCCTGTGCCCCCCCACATGCACCCCTCACCCCGCGCTGCCCTGCGCCCCCCCACACGCACCCCTCACCCCGCGCTGCCCTGTGCCCCCCCACACGCACCCCTCACCCCGCACTGCCCTGCGCCCCCCCACATGCACCCCTCACCCCTCGCCGCCCTGTGCCCCCCCACATGCACCCCTCACCCCGCACTGCCCTGCGCCCCCCCACACGCAGCCCTCACCCCTCGCCGCCCTGTgcccctcccacacgcacccctcaCCCCGCGCTGCCCTGCGCCCCCCCACACGCACCCCTCACCCCGCGCTGCCCTGTGCCCCCCCACACGCACCCCTCACCCCGCGCTGCCCTGCGCCCCCCCACACGCACCCCTCACCCCGCGCTGCCCTGCGCCCCCCCACACGCACCCCTCACCCCGCACTGCCCTGCGCCCCCCCACACGCACCCCTCACCCCGCGCTGCCCTGTGCCCCCCCACATTCCCTTGCCCCTCGCCCACGCCCAGGCCACGCTGCAGTTCTGTGTCGTGAAGCCGGTCATGGCCCTGGTCACCATTGTCCTGCAGGCGGTTGGCAAATACCACGACGGGGACTTCAGgtaaggctggcaggggtgggc from Eptesicus fuscus isolate TK198812 chromosome 6, DD_ASM_mEF_20220401, whole genome shotgun sequence encodes the following:
- the TMEM184A gene encoding transmembrane protein 184A, yielding MADASGLLGVAGASQVSATWLQPSPPPAMPTEPSGLQMAGVGNSSQGAPQLFLTSALARGISGVFVWTALVLTCHQIYLHLRSYTVPSEQRYVVRLLLVVPVYSFDSWLSLLLLGSRQHYVYLDSLRDCYEAFVIYSFLSLCFQYLGGESAIMAEIRGKPVRSSCLYSTCCLRGMAYSIGFLRFCKQATLQFCVVKPVMALVTIVLQAVGKYHDGDFSIHSGYLYVTLVYNASVSLALYALFLFYFATRELLRPFQPVLKFLTIKAVIFLSFWQGMLLAVLERCGVIPEVRATDGGRVGAGTLAAGYQNFLICVEMLFASIALRYAFPCRVYSEKKDSSPAPPAPMQSISSGLRETMSPQDIVRDAIHNFSPAYQHYTQQATHEAPRPGALPGAVGGDRRSRNIEKRMLIPSEEP